CGCATAGACCAGGCCCTGACTGATGTCGCGATCGGCCAGCCGCTGACCCGGCGACAGCACGCCGGTGATGGGGGCTGTCCCGCTCTTGATGATGGAGCCCATGGCCTTTTCAACAATGTTCGACAATCCGCCTTTTTTATTGCCGGGCGTGGTGTTGGCGCTGCGGTCCACCTTGCCCTTGTCCAGGTAGGCGTCGTACCAGGCCATTTCCTCGATCATGGCTTCGGCCACTTCGGGGCTTGCAGCGCGTGATGTGAGCTGGTCGATGCCGTCGCGCACCTCGGTCACCTCGCTGAACATCACGGTGGCGCCCGCGCGTACCAGCAGGTCGGTGCAAAAGCCCACGGCCGGGTTGGCGGTGACGCCGCTGAAGGCGTCGCTGCCCCCGCATTGGACTCCCACCACCAGGGCGCTGGCAGGCACTGTCTCGCGGCGGCGGGCGTCGAGGCGGCGCAGATGCTGCTCGGCCTGGCGCATGATGGAGTCGATCATGGACATAAAGCCCACATGGGCCTCGTCCTGCAGACAGACCACGTCCAGTTCGGTTTCACGCTCGTCGACGATGGGAAAGCTGCCCGGCGGCAGCAGGCGCTCGGGTTGCAGCTTTTCACAGCCCAGGCTGACCACCATGACCTCGCCGCCGAAGTTCGGGTTGCGGCTGATATTGCGCAGCGTGCGCTGCGGTATCTCGGCTCCTACGGCATCGATGGCCACGCCGCAGCCGTAGCTGTGCTCCAGACCCACCACGTCGTCCACATGAGGGTAGCGGGGCAGCAGCTCGGACTTGATGCGGCGCACCGCAAAGTCGAGCACCCCGGCCACGCATTGCACCGTGGTGGTGATGGCCAGGATGTTGCGCGTGCCCACCGTGCCGTCCGCATTGCGGTAGCCCTCGAAGGTATAGCCTGCCAGCGGCTCCAGCGCGGGCGGCTTGACGGTGGCGATGGGCAGGCCCTCAAGCGAGCGAGCCTCGGGCATCTGCAGCAAGCGCTCATGCACCCAACTGCCGGCGGCAATGGGCTTGAGCGCATAGCCGATGATCACGTTGTAGCGGCGCACCGCACCGCCCTCGGGAATGTCCACCAGCGCCACTTTGTGCGCCTGCGGTACCTTGTCGACCAGCACCATCCCCCCGGGCATCACCGTGCCCGCAGGCAACCCCCCGTCATTGGCCACGATGGCTACGTTGTCGGCCGGATGCATGCTGATGGAAAGCGGAAGTGGGGT
This window of the Comamonas testosteroni genome carries:
- the garD gene encoding galactarate dehydratase, which produces MSTPLPLSISMHPADNVAIVANDGGLPAGTVMPGGMVLVDKVPQAHKVALVDIPEGGAVRRYNVIIGYALKPIAAGSWVHERLLQMPEARSLEGLPIATVKPPALEPLAGYTFEGYRNADGTVGTRNILAITTTVQCVAGVLDFAVRRIKSELLPRYPHVDDVVGLEHSYGCGVAIDAVGAEIPQRTLRNISRNPNFGGEVMVVSLGCEKLQPERLLPPGSFPIVDERETELDVVCLQDEAHVGFMSMIDSIMRQAEQHLRRLDARRRETVPASALVVGVQCGGSDAFSGVTANPAVGFCTDLLVRAGATVMFSEVTEVRDGIDQLTSRAASPEVAEAMIEEMAWYDAYLDKGKVDRSANTTPGNKKGGLSNIVEKAMGSIIKSGTAPITGVLSPGQRLADRDISQGLVYAATPASDFICGTLQLAAGMNLHVFTTGRGTPYGLAQVPVIKVATRSDLARRWHDLMDINAGRIADGEATIEDIGWEMFRLMLDVASGRKKTWAEHWQLHNALVLFNPAPVT